In Fervidobacterium nodosum Rt17-B1, one genomic interval encodes:
- a CDS encoding ribosome hibernation promotion factor has protein sequence MEIKTFSKGIELSDAVVSYLEEKLEKVKRVLSSFKDKANINIEARFDKDGPYYTLLLKTHFNGKDIVVQEKANDIYGVIDSASDSFEKSVKKEREYYKSHHKSNVKSAIEVIAEELTPRDLSEEEEEKIDTVKRVFLANISLEEALAQMDVMNHAFFVFRNVDTGEINLLYRKNGKYGLIEFQD, from the coding sequence ATGGAGATTAAGACTTTTTCCAAAGGTATCGAACTTTCAGATGCTGTTGTTTCTTATCTTGAAGAAAAGTTAGAAAAAGTAAAGAGAGTGCTCAGCTCTTTTAAAGACAAAGCAAACATCAACATCGAAGCGCGTTTTGACAAAGATGGTCCATATTATACTCTCTTACTTAAAACACATTTTAACGGAAAAGATATTGTTGTTCAAGAGAAGGCAAATGATATTTACGGTGTTATTGACAGTGCATCGGACAGTTTTGAAAAATCGGTAAAAAAAGAAAGAGAATATTACAAATCTCACCACAAATCAAATGTAAAAAGTGCAATTGAAGTAATTGCTGAAGAACTAACACCAAGAGACCTCTCAGAAGAGGAAGAAGAAAAGATAGACACAGTAAAAAGAGTATTTTTAGCAAATATCTCTCTTGAAGAAGCACTTGCCCAAATGGATGTTATGAATCACGCTTTCTTTGTTTTTAGAAACGTAGATACAGGTGAAATCAATCTATTATACAGGAAAAATGGTAAGTACGGATTAATAGAGTTCCAAGACTAA
- a CDS encoding DegV family protein: protein MNNIYIFDSSADFQNDLKFDVPTDKFPLRVYVNDKEYIDKITITDEEFYKHCLSGAKIATSQPKTEEMREKLLKYSKEYDDVYVVTISSKLSGTYDTISSIVKNENLKNIHVFDSKSGSVKTTYILYRVINAVENGIKVTQELVDEFVRKSLLVFTVSSLEYLERGGRIGKAKALIGRLLKIKPILSTDEEGYTFSIDTSRTLDGCVSKMREIAQNFARNINNPIVIGGLGVSTMKPYFDKLLDGFHVHSIARIGPAIAAHVGPEVFGFVIGENFNI, encoded by the coding sequence ATGAATAACATTTACATTTTCGACAGTTCTGCTGACTTTCAAAATGATTTAAAATTTGATGTTCCAACAGACAAATTTCCACTAAGAGTATATGTAAACGATAAAGAATATATAGACAAAATTACTATAACTGATGAAGAATTTTATAAACATTGTCTTTCTGGTGCAAAAATCGCTACATCTCAACCTAAAACCGAAGAAATGCGTGAAAAACTTTTAAAGTATTCAAAAGAGTACGATGACGTTTATGTTGTAACAATCTCATCAAAATTAAGTGGTACCTACGATACTATAAGCTCTATAGTAAAAAACGAGAATTTAAAAAATATTCACGTATTTGATTCAAAGAGTGGAAGTGTTAAAACAACTTATATTCTCTACAGAGTTATAAATGCAGTTGAAAATGGTATAAAAGTTACTCAGGAATTAGTAGATGAGTTTGTGAGAAAAAGCCTTTTAGTTTTCACTGTCTCATCACTCGAGTACTTAGAACGTGGTGGTAGAATCGGTAAAGCCAAGGCATTAATTGGGAGATTATTGAAAATCAAACCTATTTTATCTACTGACGAAGAAGGTTACACATTTTCTATTGACACATCACGTACATTAGATGGCTGTGTTTCAAAGATGAGAGAAATTGCTCAAAATTTTGCTCGAAATATAAACAATCCTATTGTAATTGGAGGTTTAGGTGTTAGTACAATGAAACCATATTTTGATAAGCTTTTGGATGGCTTCCACGTCCATTCAATAGCCAGGATAGGTCCTGCTATTGCCGCTCACGTTGGCCCTGAAGTATTTGGATTTGTAATTGGGGAAAATTTTAATATATAA
- a CDS encoding DegV family protein, which translates to MKYAVVVDSTTKLRKEFLKKIEDKVEVITIPVRVYIDDKEYEDSEEVSEKIIEALKEEKKLETSLPLITKVEETFEKLSNKYQYVYVLSVSSLLSGTYNLFNTIASKYENIIVFDSKTVSIQNTYIFERMITDILNGKILEENDIISYRDDSLFLISVFDLKRLNKSGRIGKISSIIGQMIHIKPILTVARTGEVELVGKSLSTKKLTDLMINKFESFIEKNKSEGQENYVLYAAVGSDDYKQYVYEISNHFNIKPVFLEIGPAIMVHVGLHGFGILIAKGVNYE; encoded by the coding sequence TTGAAATATGCCGTTGTTGTCGACAGTACAACAAAATTAAGAAAAGAATTCTTAAAGAAGATTGAAGATAAAGTAGAAGTGATTACAATACCCGTCAGAGTGTATATTGATGATAAAGAATACGAAGACAGTGAAGAAGTATCAGAAAAGATAATAGAAGCACTTAAAGAAGAAAAAAAGTTAGAAACATCTCTTCCATTGATAACCAAAGTAGAAGAAACTTTCGAAAAATTATCAAACAAATACCAGTATGTTTATGTTCTATCAGTTTCTTCGCTTTTGAGTGGAACTTATAATTTATTCAACACAATAGCGAGCAAATACGAAAATATTATTGTTTTCGACTCGAAAACGGTTAGTATTCAAAATACTTACATTTTTGAACGAATGATTACAGATATTTTGAATGGTAAAATATTGGAAGAAAATGATATAATATCTTATAGAGATGATTCTTTGTTCTTAATTTCGGTCTTTGATTTAAAGCGACTCAATAAAAGCGGAAGAATTGGAAAAATTAGTTCAATTATAGGACAAATGATACACATAAAACCAATACTAACAGTGGCACGTACGGGCGAAGTTGAATTAGTCGGTAAATCACTGAGTACAAAAAAATTGACTGATTTAATGATAAATAAATTTGAAAGTTTTATTGAAAAGAATAAATCTGAAGGACAAGAAAATTATGTACTTTATGCTGCTGTTGGTTCAGATGATTACAAGCAATATGTGTATGAAATCTCTAATCACTTTAATATAAAACCTGTGTTTTTAGAAATCGGACCTGCGATTATGGTACACGTTGGTTTACACGGTTTTGGTATTTTAATTGCCAAGGGGGTTAATTATGAATAA
- a CDS encoding F0F1 ATP synthase subunit epsilon — protein sequence MKIKIVTPYKIMEFSNAKILVFKTVEGEMGVLDKRAPLIAKLAVTDVRIKTEDGEEKYRVVDGFIHCDGNSNVTILTEEVGKPEEFDPHKYLGDGISSGKAD from the coding sequence ATGAAAATAAAAATTGTGACACCATACAAAATTATGGAATTTAGTAACGCAAAAATTCTTGTTTTCAAAACAGTTGAGGGGGAAATGGGTGTTCTTGATAAAAGGGCTCCATTAATTGCTAAATTGGCTGTAACAGACGTTAGAATAAAAACAGAAGATGGAGAAGAAAAATATAGGGTAGTAGATGGTTTCATCCATTGTGATGGAAATAGCAACGTTACTATACTTACTGAAGAAGTCGGGAAGCCTGAAGAATTTGATCCACACAAGTATCTTGGTGATGGTATAAGCAGCGGTAAAGCAGATTAA
- the atpD gene encoding F0F1 ATP synthase subunit beta produces MEWYTSHESGGVIRVSKKSIGKIVRIIGPVVDVKFSEGELPDIYDALVVNNPQTGKKLILEVEQLIGDNTVRTVAMDSTDGLIRGMEVENTGEPIKAPVGRGILGRMINVIGEPIDENGELKDVEYWPIHRPAPSMAEQKTEIEILETGLKVIDLLAPFPKGGKIGFFGGAGVGKTVLVMEMIRNIAIEHKGFSMFAGVGERTREGNDLYLEMQEAGVLNNTVLVFGQMNEPPGARFRVALTALTVAEYFRDVEGRDVLLFIDNIFRFVQAGSEVSALLGRMPSAVGYQPTLATDMGELQERITSTKRGSITSVQAIYVPADDITDPAPATTFTHLDATIVLSRQLAALGLYPAVDPLDSTSKILDPNIVGKEHYEVARGVQEVLQRYKDLQDIIAILGMEELSEEDKLIVQRARKIQRFLTQPTHVAERFTGMPGVYVPIKETIRGFKEILEGRYDDLPEAAFYMVGTIDEAVEKAKKLTQAVVI; encoded by the coding sequence ATGGAGTGGTATACAAGCCACGAATCAGGAGGAGTGATACGTGTGTCCAAAAAATCTATTGGAAAGATTGTGAGAATAATTGGTCCTGTCGTAGATGTGAAATTTTCAGAAGGTGAGTTACCTGACATATACGACGCGCTTGTTGTAAATAATCCTCAAACAGGCAAAAAACTTATACTTGAAGTTGAACAGTTGATTGGTGATAATACGGTAAGAACAGTTGCTATGGATAGTACTGATGGGCTCATTCGTGGAATGGAAGTTGAAAACACAGGAGAACCTATAAAAGCTCCAGTTGGTCGCGGAATCCTTGGAAGAATGATTAATGTTATAGGCGAACCCATCGATGAAAATGGAGAATTAAAAGATGTAGAATACTGGCCTATCCATAGACCTGCACCATCTATGGCTGAACAAAAAACAGAAATTGAAATTCTTGAAACTGGTCTGAAAGTCATAGATTTACTTGCTCCATTCCCAAAAGGTGGTAAGATAGGTTTCTTTGGTGGTGCTGGTGTTGGTAAAACCGTTCTTGTTATGGAAATGATTAGAAATATCGCAATCGAGCACAAAGGTTTCTCAATGTTTGCAGGAGTTGGAGAACGTACAAGGGAAGGTAACGACTTATACCTTGAAATGCAAGAAGCTGGTGTTTTAAATAATACGGTTCTAGTTTTTGGCCAGATGAATGAACCACCGGGAGCAAGGTTTAGAGTAGCACTCACCGCACTTACCGTCGCTGAATATTTTAGAGATGTTGAAGGTAGAGATGTCCTATTATTTATAGATAACATTTTTAGATTTGTACAAGCAGGTAGTGAAGTTTCTGCATTGCTTGGTAGAATGCCTTCAGCGGTTGGTTACCAACCAACACTTGCAACTGATATGGGCGAACTTCAAGAAAGAATTACTTCAACCAAGCGCGGATCTATAACTTCAGTTCAGGCAATTTACGTACCTGCTGATGATATAACTGACCCAGCTCCTGCAACAACATTTACACACCTTGATGCAACAATAGTTCTTTCAAGGCAGTTGGCTGCACTTGGTTTGTATCCTGCAGTTGACCCTCTGGATTCCACATCAAAAATACTCGATCCAAATATAGTTGGTAAGGAACATTATGAAGTTGCGCGTGGTGTTCAAGAGGTCCTACAAAGGTATAAAGACTTACAGGACATCATTGCGATCCTTGGTATGGAAGAACTCTCTGAAGAAGATAAATTAATTGTTCAAAGAGCAAGGAAAATTCAAAGATTCTTGACACAACCAACGCACGTTGCTGAAAGATTTACTGGAATGCCCGGTGTATACGTTCCTATTAAAGAAACGATAAGAGGATTCAAAGAAATTCTTGAAGGTAGATACGATGACCTTCCAGAAGCCGCATTCTACATGGTTGGTACGATAGATGAAGCCGTTGAAAAAGCAAAGAAATTAACCCAGGCGGTTGTAATATAA
- the atpG gene encoding ATP synthase F1 subunit gamma, translating into MSRGKLLQIKRRINATQSLKKITKAMEMVSTAQIKKVEKRLKMAREFLNETKNIVEKVHFDVKHPFINGEGKSALVVIGTDMGLCGSFPSEIAKKALSLDKKENFDYIYVVGTKLAPIFKKHEKIQRIYEHAYEVPTFEFAQTLISDLVLNNVSKVKVIYGKFRSKLAQIPDVFQLVPFTQENEKKGDRYEFEPLEDEFQIKLIEFYAASVLFSLAFETKISELYARQNAMRNATENAEEVVRLLTIEYNKARQASITQELIEIVTGADALKED; encoded by the coding sequence ATGAGTCGTGGTAAACTATTACAAATCAAAAGACGCATAAATGCCACGCAATCTTTAAAGAAAATAACAAAAGCAATGGAAATGGTTTCAACCGCTCAAATAAAAAAAGTTGAAAAAAGGTTGAAGATGGCTCGTGAGTTTCTCAACGAAACAAAAAACATAGTTGAGAAAGTTCATTTTGATGTTAAGCATCCATTCATTAATGGCGAAGGTAAAAGTGCACTTGTTGTAATTGGTACAGATATGGGACTTTGTGGTTCTTTCCCATCGGAAATTGCTAAGAAAGCTTTAAGCTTGGATAAAAAAGAAAACTTTGACTACATATACGTAGTTGGTACAAAACTTGCTCCTATATTTAAGAAGCATGAAAAAATTCAACGTATATACGAGCATGCTTACGAGGTACCAACATTTGAATTCGCACAAACGCTAATTAGTGATTTAGTTTTAAATAATGTCTCAAAAGTAAAGGTAATTTACGGAAAGTTTAGAAGTAAGCTTGCACAAATTCCTGATGTTTTTCAACTTGTTCCATTTACTCAGGAGAATGAAAAAAAAGGTGATAGGTACGAATTTGAACCACTTGAAGATGAATTTCAAATTAAGCTTATAGAATTCTACGCTGCATCAGTATTGTTCTCTTTAGCATTTGAGACTAAGATAAGTGAGCTATACGCAAGGCAAAACGCAATGAGAAATGCGACAGAAAATGCAGAAGAAGTTGTTAGACTTCTAACGATAGAATATAACAAAGCGAGACAAGCGTCTATTACTCAAGAACTCATAGAAATAGTAACTGGAGCAGACGCACTCAAAGAAGATTAA
- the atpA gene encoding F0F1 ATP synthase subunit alpha, translating into MRLNPGEIVRVLETKISDYKEEIRLEDTGKVIQVGDGIARVYGLNNVMANEMVEFVETGTKGLAFNLEEDNVGIIILGDYKDIKEGHTVRRLNRIMEVPVGEGLLGRVVNPLGEPLDGLGPVEYKETRPIEFKAPGVIFRKPVDTPLQTGLKVVDSLIPIGRGQRELIIGDRQTGKTAIAIDTIINQKGKGVYCIYVAIGQKASAVARIVEKLRQTGAMEYTTVVVAASSDPATLQYIAPYAGCAMGEYFMFNGKDALVVYDDLSKHAVAYRQISLLLRRPPGREAYPGDVFYLHSRLLERAARLNEKYGGGSLTALPIIETQANDISAYIPTNVISITDGQIYLEPGLFYAGQRPAVNIGLSVSRVGGAAQIKAMKQVAGSLKLDLAQFQELETFAQFATELDPATQAQITRGQRLMELMKQPQYSPMEVEDQVVVLFAGINGYLDDLPINAVKAFEEGLLKFVKEKYSSLLDEIRTTKQLSKENETKLHAVIKEFKEEFVKLYGK; encoded by the coding sequence TTGAGATTAAACCCTGGAGAAATCGTAAGAGTTTTAGAAACAAAAATATCTGATTACAAAGAAGAAATAAGACTGGAAGATACAGGAAAGGTTATACAAGTTGGTGATGGTATAGCAAGGGTATACGGTTTAAACAATGTAATGGCGAATGAAATGGTTGAATTCGTCGAGACAGGCACGAAAGGACTTGCATTTAACTTAGAAGAAGACAACGTCGGTATAATTATACTCGGTGATTATAAAGATATAAAAGAAGGACACACGGTTAGACGTTTAAACAGAATAATGGAAGTTCCAGTTGGCGAAGGTTTACTCGGCCGCGTTGTTAATCCTCTTGGTGAACCTTTAGATGGACTTGGACCAGTAGAATATAAAGAAACAAGACCTATAGAATTCAAAGCACCTGGTGTTATTTTCAGAAAACCTGTAGATACTCCTCTACAAACTGGTTTAAAGGTTGTTGATTCACTTATTCCAATTGGACGAGGACAAAGAGAGTTAATTATAGGTGACAGACAGACAGGTAAAACAGCTATAGCTATCGACACTATAATAAACCAAAAAGGTAAGGGTGTCTATTGTATTTATGTTGCAATCGGTCAGAAGGCATCCGCCGTAGCAAGAATCGTTGAAAAACTTAGACAAACTGGCGCAATGGAATACACTACTGTTGTTGTTGCCGCGTCATCTGATCCAGCAACATTACAATACATAGCTCCATATGCTGGATGTGCCATGGGCGAGTATTTCATGTTCAACGGAAAAGATGCATTAGTTGTATACGATGACCTCTCCAAACATGCGGTCGCATATAGACAAATTTCTCTGCTCCTTAGAAGACCACCGGGAAGGGAAGCTTACCCTGGCGATGTCTTTTACCTACACTCTAGACTTCTTGAAAGGGCAGCCCGATTAAATGAAAAATACGGTGGGGGTTCGTTAACCGCTCTGCCAATTATAGAAACGCAAGCAAACGATATATCTGCATATATTCCTACAAATGTTATTTCTATTACCGATGGGCAAATATATCTTGAACCAGGTTTATTCTACGCTGGTCAACGTCCAGCAGTTAATATCGGTCTCTCTGTCTCACGTGTCGGTGGTGCAGCACAAATAAAAGCAATGAAACAAGTTGCTGGTTCTTTAAAACTCGACTTAGCACAATTCCAAGAACTCGAAACGTTCGCACAATTTGCAACTGAACTTGATCCAGCCACGCAAGCACAAATTACACGTGGACAAAGACTAATGGAATTAATGAAACAACCACAGTACAGTCCTATGGAAGTAGAAGATCAAGTAGTAGTACTATTTGCTGGTATAAATGGATACCTTGATGATTTACCAATCAATGCAGTTAAGGCTTTTGAAGAAGGGCTATTGAAATTTGTAAAAGAAAAATATTCCAGTCTTTTAGATGAAATACGAACAACAAAACAACTTTCAAAAGAAAACGAAACAAAATTACACGCAGTAATAAAGGAGTTCAAAGAAGAATTTGTTAAACTCTATGGGAAGTGA
- a CDS encoding F0F1 ATP synthase subunit delta: MMYSAIASKYALALYNISKTNGKTETYKELLNILGDIYNLASVYLNNQAIKPENRVQFVLNIMKELKIEYDEIFRKFINLLIVNKRLKYINQIISFFDYTILEDKGLIPVNVTSAMELSKEEEEILSKFVEKYTNRKPVFNVTVDDSLIAGVVVEFAGKTLDVTVKGRLQNIARNILNREG, from the coding sequence ATGATGTACTCGGCAATTGCGAGCAAATATGCGTTGGCTTTGTACAACATATCTAAAACCAACGGAAAAACTGAGACTTACAAAGAACTCCTAAACATTCTTGGAGATATTTATAACTTAGCATCAGTATATCTAAACAACCAAGCGATTAAACCTGAAAATCGTGTTCAATTTGTTTTGAATATCATGAAAGAGTTGAAAATCGAATACGACGAAATTTTTCGTAAGTTTATTAACTTACTCATCGTAAATAAAAGACTAAAGTATATTAATCAAATAATTTCTTTCTTTGACTATACTATTCTTGAAGATAAAGGACTTATACCAGTTAATGTTACCTCGGCCATGGAACTTTCAAAAGAGGAAGAAGAAATTCTTTCAAAATTTGTTGAAAAATACACAAACAGAAAACCAGTATTTAATGTAACGGTGGATGATAGTTTAATAGCTGGTGTTGTTGTGGAGTTCGCCGGTAAGACACTTGATGTAACAGTTAAGGGAAGACTTCAAAATATCGCAAGGAACATTCTAAATAGAGAGGGGTGA
- the atpF gene encoding F0F1 ATP synthase subunit B: MDFFEINLTAVVQLLNFLFLLWILNKLLYKPFLGMMEKRKEKIEGEIVEAEKLRKQAEEIKKNAEEELKNARIRAEQIIASANSESEKIVEEAKQKAQKEAEKILQNAYLEIEKQKQEALAQVQTIATELAINLAMKVLKGTLDEKAKREYLAKVIKEYEK, translated from the coding sequence ATGGACTTTTTTGAAATTAACTTAACTGCTGTAGTACAATTATTAAATTTTCTATTTTTACTATGGATTCTTAATAAGCTTCTTTATAAGCCTTTCCTGGGAATGATGGAAAAGAGGAAAGAGAAAATTGAAGGAGAAATTGTAGAAGCTGAAAAACTTAGGAAGCAAGCTGAAGAAATAAAGAAAAATGCCGAAGAAGAGCTAAAAAATGCTCGTATAAGAGCTGAACAAATAATCGCTTCTGCAAACTCAGAATCTGAAAAGATAGTTGAAGAAGCCAAACAAAAAGCCCAAAAAGAAGCTGAGAAAATTTTACAAAACGCTTACTTAGAAATCGAAAAGCAAAAACAAGAAGCGCTCGCGCAAGTACAGACAATTGCTACGGAACTTGCTATTAATCTTGCAATGAAAGTGCTCAAAGGCACACTTGATGAAAAAGCAAAGAGAGAATATCTTGCTAAGGTTATAAAGGAGTATGAAAAATGA
- a CDS encoding F0F1 ATP synthase subunit C produces MDQESVKIIADAIITAGKAIGAGLCMGLGAIGPGVGEGHVGGHAMDAIARQPELTNVIVTRMLLADAIAETTGIYSLLITFLILFAL; encoded by the coding sequence ATGGATCAAGAAAGTGTAAAGATTATTGCGGATGCTATTATCACTGCTGGTAAAGCTATTGGAGCAGGACTTTGTATGGGACTTGGTGCAATTGGTCCTGGTGTAGGTGAAGGTCACGTTGGTGGACACGCAATGGATGCTATCGCAAGGCAACCAGAACTTACAAACGTTATTGTTACAAGGATGTTGCTTGCAGACGCTATCGCTGAAACAACAGGTATTTACTCATTGCTTATTACCTTTTTGATACTATTCGCTTTGTGA
- the atpB gene encoding F0F1 ATP synthase subunit A, with translation MSTKAKVQLLIFLVVYVTVGMLNIKLGGLPPTPGDALKNVANRWIVGPSTDAWYQRINPMTIFMSFVIIGIIIWFAKQVNKDYSIVPTKKQSFAESIMEFIYDIVQSSIPDEKYANITFKIATTLFIYIAVSNLIGGFIPGISVDVSKTITDGGEVIRNVKFVLFSDTWIPPTSDLNTNLTYAVMVFVISQYFGIKSKGIKEWFKGFLEPVPFLLPMNIIGELAKPVSHSLRLFGNITGGGILVLTLSYFVKYLFLPPFLWGYFGIFSGLIQAFVFSTLTVAYISSQVS, from the coding sequence ATGAGCACAAAAGCTAAAGTTCAATTGCTGATTTTTTTGGTTGTATATGTAACTGTTGGAATGCTTAACATAAAATTGGGTGGACTTCCGCCTACTCCAGGTGATGCCCTTAAAAACGTTGCAAATAGATGGATTGTAGGTCCTTCAACGGATGCATGGTATCAAAGAATAAATCCTATGACAATTTTCATGTCATTTGTAATTATCGGAATTATCATTTGGTTCGCAAAGCAAGTTAACAAGGACTATTCCATTGTTCCTACAAAGAAGCAATCATTTGCTGAGTCGATAATGGAATTTATTTACGATATTGTACAGAGTAGTATTCCTGATGAAAAGTACGCAAATATAACTTTTAAAATTGCTACAACACTTTTTATATACATAGCCGTTTCGAACTTGATAGGTGGTTTTATACCAGGTATCTCAGTCGATGTATCCAAAACAATTACAGATGGTGGAGAAGTAATAAGAAATGTTAAATTCGTCTTATTTAGTGACACTTGGATCCCTCCAACATCAGATCTTAATACAAATCTAACATACGCTGTAATGGTATTTGTAATTAGCCAATATTTTGGAATAAAGTCAAAAGGTATAAAAGAGTGGTTCAAAGGTTTTCTTGAACCAGTACCATTTCTTTTACCAATGAACATAATTGGAGAACTTGCAAAACCGGTTTCACATTCTTTACGTTTGTTTGGAAATATAACAGGTGGGGGAATACTTGTTTTAACACTAAGCTACTTTGTAAAATACTTATTCCTACCACCATTTTTATGGGGATACTTTGGAATATTCTCGGGACTGATTCAAGCGTTTGTTTTCTCAACGTTGACTGTTGCATATATATCTTCTCAAGTATCTTAA
- a CDS encoding AtpZ/AtpI family protein: MTKKKSNDVGVNIGKEISKMNIVTGFGFTIIANILVSIIIGMFLDNMFGTGKIFLIIFVFLGLASGIYNGIKYILKEVEKYEKEEQREQKSKNDEK, from the coding sequence ATGACAAAGAAAAAAAGTAACGACGTGGGTGTTAACATAGGAAAAGAAATATCAAAAATGAATATAGTCACAGGCTTTGGATTTACGATTATCGCGAACATATTAGTTAGTATTATAATAGGGATGTTCTTAGATAATATGTTTGGTACGGGTAAAATTTTTCTGATAATATTTGTATTCTTAGGTTTAGCTTCAGGTATCTACAATGGTATAAAGTATATACTGAAAGAAGTTGAAAAATATGAAAAAGAAGAACAAAGAGAACAAAAATCAAAAAATGATGAAAAGTAA
- a CDS encoding M24 family metallopeptidase, whose protein sequence is MNTRLEEVKAKIFEKNVDAILVLNVESSNTVTTRYLSGFTGSFSALLITPKRHLIVTDSRYWTQVKEESTFELVKYIPPKTFLDTIAELINSMELQKLAIEKDRISAGYFEDLREKLKIEFEDVSSLLLEVRSRKTEEEIEKIKVAVEIAQEAFKKMLEIAKPGMKEYELAAYLEYQMKLFGADDRAFDTIIASGYRGALPHGKASEKVIEKGEAIVVDWGARYKGYNSDLTRVFSIGEPSDKVKEVHKIVYDAQQKALDSIKAGITGKEVDSIARNHIAESGYGEYFGHGLGHGLGLEVHENPSLSYRNEKPLEDGHIVTVEPGIYLEGEFGIRIEEDVVVRENGCEILSTLPREIIII, encoded by the coding sequence ATGAACACACGTTTAGAAGAGGTCAAAGCAAAAATTTTCGAAAAGAATGTTGATGCAATATTGGTTTTGAATGTTGAGTCGTCAAATACTGTTACAACAAGATATCTTTCAGGTTTCACTGGAAGTTTTTCCGCACTGCTTATCACACCAAAAAGACATCTTATTGTCACCGATTCACGCTATTGGACACAGGTAAAAGAAGAAAGTACGTTTGAATTAGTTAAATATATCCCGCCTAAAACGTTTTTGGATACAATCGCTGAATTAATAAATTCCATGGAGTTACAAAAGCTTGCTATTGAAAAAGACAGGATATCAGCTGGCTATTTTGAAGATTTGAGAGAAAAATTAAAAATCGAATTTGAAGATGTTTCTTCATTATTACTTGAGGTACGTTCAAGAAAAACAGAAGAAGAAATTGAAAAAATAAAAGTAGCGGTTGAAATTGCCCAAGAAGCATTTAAAAAGATGCTTGAAATAGCAAAACCTGGTATGAAAGAATACGAACTCGCAGCATATTTGGAATATCAAATGAAATTATTTGGGGCAGATGATAGAGCTTTTGATACTATAATCGCATCTGGCTATAGAGGCGCGTTACCACATGGCAAAGCGTCTGAAAAAGTCATTGAAAAAGGAGAGGCAATTGTCGTTGACTGGGGCGCAAGGTATAAAGGATATAACAGCGATTTGACAAGGGTATTTTCAATTGGTGAACCTTCAGATAAAGTGAAAGAGGTTCATAAAATAGTATACGACGCTCAGCAAAAAGCACTCGATTCGATAAAGGCTGGAATCACAGGCAAAGAAGTTGATTCAATCGCAAGAAATCATATTGCTGAAAGTGGATATGGAGAATATTTTGGTCACGGTTTAGGACACGGACTAGGCTTAGAAGTACATGAAAATCCAAGTCTAAGTTATAGAAATGAAAAACCTCTTGAGGATGGACATATTGTGACGGTTGAACCTGGAATATATCTCGAAGGAGAGTTTGGAATAAGGATAGAAGAAGATGTTGTGGTTAGGGAAAATGGATGTGAAATATTATCAACTCTACCAAGGGAGATAATAATCATTTAA